TTTGTGCTTTGTCTTAGAATCAGTTTTTTAAAGCTTTGAATTGCCTTGTCACTTAAAAATGAAGTTTCAGCAGTTCCGTTTTTGGAACTTTGTATATTTTATGCATACGACCCACTTTTGTGCAATTTTCAGGAATTTGATATCCAGTAACGGTGGGGTCTGTCAGGTGCCCAGGAGGTCGCCGAGGGCGTGGAGCTGGATGTATGAGACGGCTTCATGGGCGTGAAGGACCATCTGGAGGATGGGACAGGCCACATCCGCAGCCTGGGGCTGGATTTGGACTACCTCCACGTGGAAGGTTCTGAGCGACAGGCCGACCTGAGTGCCACGCAAGGTGCTGGGAATACAGAGGTCGCCGCTGGTGCACAGAGTAGGAGCAATGGTCACAGCGCCGCCATCTTTAGCATGGAttcaagctgcagcagcagttaCAGTAACTCCTCTGAGGAGAGTGCCGTCTTTGACAGCGACGATGAACGGATCCATAATGGATCTACATGTGATGGTCAGCAAAATTATCAACAACACCGAGATTCCTCGACTGTCTTTCAAACAGCCAGGCTGGACCTGGCATCAAAAACATTCCCAGGAGACCTACCTCAGCCGGAAACATCATGTGTGACTGGCCCTACCACAGATTACCGGAGTAAGGTGGGCTTTGCTTTGAAGTTGGGCTACTCTGAGAgcctggtgctgctggtgttgaGGAAACTGGGCCCAGACGCACTAATCAATGACATCCTGGGTGAGCTTGTAAAACTGGGAACGAAGACAGAGCTGGAGCAGCCAGGAGGTTCAGCCGTCTACCACGtatccccctcctcttcatcctgctcctcctcctcctcctcctcctccagctcctcaccGGACTCTTTTCGGCTACTATGTCCATCACAGGTGCTGGACGACAAAGAAAACCTCCGGCCTGTTGTGGTGGATGGGAGCAACGTTGCCATGAGGTAAGGATGAGGGTTTCCTCAACGAGCCACCAACCCATATATGGTCAAGACCCTGAAAACCAATCGCTTCGCTTTGAACGCTGACTTCCTTATTTCCTTCATGCCAACCCACTTCCGCTGTCAAAAATCTGCACTTAAATCTCCCATTCCgcttttaatgtttttctatTCTTCCAGTCATGGAAATAAGGAAGTGTTCTCCTGTCAAGGCATTCAGCTGGCTGTTGATTGGTTCTTGGAACGAGGTCACTGCAACGTCACTGTTTTTGTCCCTGCCTGGAGAAAGGAGCAATCACGACCTGATGCCCTCATCACAGGTAACAGCCATGATACCTGTTAATTAGGATTTGACAAGGAAGAAAGTTTATCGAACGCATCTCTTACATTGTCCTTTAATTGCATTCTTCTTAAGACCAAGAGATCCTTCGTCGCCTAGAGAAAGATAAGATCCTGGTCTTCACTCCATCGCGCCGCGTGCAAGGACGCCGCGTGGTGTGCTACGATGACCGTTTTATTGTCAAGCTGGCCTACGAGTCTGATGGCGTTATCGTTTCCAACGACAACTACCGTGACCTAGCCAACGAGAAGCCAGAGTGGAAGAAATTCATCGACGAGCGTCTGCTGATGTACTCCTTTGTAAATGACAAGTAAGTAACAGATTATATGAAAGCAAAGAAGGAGAAAGATTTAATAAGATGTCAAAAAGAAACCAGTCTAATTTTTTTGTGGTTGTTATCCTGTTAACTGCTTATTTAGGTTCATGCCACCAGATGACCCACTGGGACGTCACGGACCCAGTCTGGAGAACTTCCTGAGGAAAAGGCCTGTTATTCCTGAATACAGGAAGCAGCCATGTCCTTATGGTATAAAAGTTTTAAAATTGTTGTACATtgttatatatacatatgtcaATAATACATTTACTATCCTGTACATAATTTTGCAGTTTAATTTTGCGTTTAATATTTGggaaaaaatatctaaatattcTTCAAAATATTGAGATATTTTtataatgaatttaattaattGGAATTAACAGATATAAATGTGATCCACTGACCTAGATGCTTTAAAATATAatgtctggaaataataattCTTATCTTTCTTCATTTAGGGAagaagtgcacatatggacacaaGTGCAAGTTTTACCACCCGGAAAGGGGAAGCCACCCCCAGCGTTCTGTGGCCGATGAGCTCCGTGCCAGTGCCAAAATGTCATCAGTAGCTTCCAAAGGTTTGCTGGAAGATGCCTTTACGTTAAAGTGCCAAAGTTCTGCTCAACAAGAAGGAACGGCTGAGGCTGTACAAAGTCAGGATACTCCAAAGAAATGGCTAAACCCGAGCCCTCTGAATGCCTTCAATGACCTCCTGGACGATAGGCTTTGGGTCCAGTCCAAACTGGAGGGATGTGGAGGGAGTAACAGCAGTTTTCTTGCACATTCAGCTCCAGGAGGACCCCATTCATCAGGAACCCTGGGCGTAAATGAGCTCCCTGTGGGAAGCAGCTCCagggtgggtggagcttcagggTCAAACCTGTCTGAAACTTACCTTAGATGTGACTCTCCAGATCTGGGCTACAGCTCA
This region of Brachionichthys hirsutus isolate HB-005 chromosome 12, CSIRO-AGI_Bhir_v1, whole genome shotgun sequence genomic DNA includes:
- the LOC137902525 gene encoding probable ribonuclease ZC3H12C; the encoded protein is MGVKDHLEDGTGHIRSLGLDLDYLHVEGSERQADLSATQGAGNTEVAAGAQSRSNGHSAAIFSMDSSCSSSYSNSSEESAVFDSDDERIHNGSTCDGQQNYQQHRDSSTVFQTARLDLASKTFPGDLPQPETSCVTGPTTDYRSKVGFALKLGYSESLVLLVLRKLGPDALINDILGELVKLGTKTELEQPGGSAVYHVSPSSSSCSSSSSSSSSSSPDSFRLLCPSQVLDDKENLRPVVVDGSNVAMSHGNKEVFSCQGIQLAVDWFLERGHCNVTVFVPAWRKEQSRPDALITDQEILRRLEKDKILVFTPSRRVQGRRVVCYDDRFIVKLAYESDGVIVSNDNYRDLANEKPEWKKFIDERLLMYSFVNDKFMPPDDPLGRHGPSLENFLRKRPVIPEYRKQPCPYGKKCTYGHKCKFYHPERGSHPQRSVADELRASAKMSSVASKGLLEDAFTLKCQSSAQQEGTAEAVQSQDTPKKWLNPSPLNAFNDLLDDRLWVQSKLEGCGGSNSSFLAHSAPGGPHSSGTLGVNELPVGSSSRVGGASGSNLSETYLRCDSPDLGYSSMVKAYSSLSLLVPRSPERFPPTDLRAGTLPSECNRKGSVSSDSFPPDLLLDDVPECYHHHHLHYSRISASSLSASDLSPIPKRSLPSITTHKSLLPSTTQHQQPSALGRYQDFRERVFANLCRIFPPDLVRIVMTRNPYLIDAQELAAAILVEKSQHSS